A genomic segment from Thermotoga neapolitana DSM 4359 encodes:
- the rlmN gene encoding 23S rRNA (adenine(2503)-C(2))-methyltransferase RlmN — protein sequence MKNLLDLSYDELVSEITSLGLERYRADQILDWVFDKKVNNFDEMTNLSKQHRALLKEHFTIPFLKLLEKRVSKIDGTTKFLWELEDGNTIESVMIFHPGRITACISTQVGCPVGCTFCATGMSGFVRNLTTGEIVSQILSMEKEEGKKIGNVVYMGMGEPLLNYENTIKSIRILNHKKMGNIGIRRITISTVGIPEKIIQLADEGLDVKLALSLHAPTNFKRDQLVPLNRKYSVEEILNAIKVYQMKTGKRVTIEYVLIRGVNDEISDAKKLAEILKGLKVFVNLIPVNPTVAGLSKPSRQRILAFKRILLENGIEAEIRQEKGSDIEAACGQLRLKRKVSSP from the coding sequence TTGAAAAACTTACTCGATCTTTCCTACGATGAACTGGTCAGCGAGATCACCAGTCTTGGTCTGGAGCGCTACAGAGCGGATCAAATTCTGGACTGGGTGTTCGACAAAAAAGTGAATAACTTCGACGAAATGACGAACCTTTCAAAACAGCATCGTGCTCTGTTGAAAGAGCACTTCACCATTCCTTTCCTGAAACTTCTGGAAAAGAGGGTTTCCAAGATAGATGGTACCACCAAATTCCTGTGGGAACTCGAAGATGGTAACACGATAGAGTCTGTGATGATCTTCCATCCAGGCAGAATAACAGCGTGTATCTCCACACAGGTTGGTTGCCCTGTCGGGTGCACGTTCTGTGCCACAGGAATGAGCGGATTTGTGCGAAATCTCACCACAGGAGAGATCGTTTCACAGATCCTGTCCATGGAGAAAGAAGAGGGAAAGAAGATAGGAAACGTTGTTTACATGGGAATGGGAGAGCCACTGCTCAACTACGAGAACACGATAAAGAGCATAAGAATCCTCAACCACAAAAAGATGGGAAACATAGGAATCAGAAGGATCACGATCTCGACTGTGGGAATACCAGAGAAGATCATCCAGCTGGCCGACGAAGGACTCGATGTGAAACTTGCGCTTTCTCTTCACGCTCCGACAAACTTCAAGAGAGATCAGCTTGTCCCGCTGAACAGGAAGTATTCTGTGGAGGAGATTTTGAACGCCATCAAGGTGTACCAGATGAAGACGGGAAAGCGAGTGACAATAGAGTACGTTCTGATAAGAGGTGTGAACGACGAGATAAGTGATGCAAAAAAACTCGCTGAAATCCTCAAAGGACTGAAGGTGTTCGTCAACCTGATCCCTGTGAACCCGACTGTGGCTGGCCTTTCGAAACCTTCCAGACAGCGTATACTGGCTTTCAAAAGAATACTGCTCGAAAACGGTATAGAAGCAGAAATCAGACAGGAAAAGGGTAGTGACATCGAGGCTGCATGCGGCCAGCTGAGATTGAAGAGAAAAGTCTCATCGCCATGA
- a CDS encoding PASTA domain-containing protein, which yields MRPAEIEEKSLIAMKVFLGILTGVVTGGLLFLLTIKLYQNQFVIVPDVTGLSGTKACEKLKESGLLCDRASTETVVDTYPQSVSKVKKGRIINLYYENPLKDVIPRFVGVKLSVVEEILNKLGWNYEVVRFPFGEEKDKVLATYPEAGKLYNGKLTLLVDTGEKEEYFVVENYVGKSPSDVEKEDNVIFVGSGSRVVSQYPPAGSIATEVILILGEE from the coding sequence ATGCGGCCAGCTGAGATTGAAGAGAAAAGTCTCATCGCCATGAAAGTTTTCCTTGGAATATTGACGGGTGTTGTCACAGGAGGGTTGCTTTTTCTCCTCACGATCAAGTTGTACCAGAACCAGTTTGTGATAGTTCCTGATGTTACGGGACTTTCAGGAACGAAAGCTTGCGAGAAATTGAAAGAATCCGGACTGCTATGTGATAGAGCATCCACGGAGACGGTGGTCGATACGTATCCTCAAAGTGTTTCGAAGGTCAAGAAGGGAAGAATCATAAACCTGTACTACGAAAATCCTTTGAAGGACGTTATACCTCGTTTTGTGGGTGTGAAGCTTTCGGTGGTAGAGGAGATTTTGAACAAACTGGGGTGGAACTACGAAGTCGTTCGATTTCCCTTCGGTGAAGAAAAAGATAAAGTGCTTGCCACCTATCCTGAAGCAGGAAAACTCTACAACGGAAAATTGACTCTTCTTGTGGACACAGGAGAAAAGGAAGAGTATTTCGTTGTGGAAAATTATGTAGGGAAGAGTCCATCCGATGTAGAAAAAGAAGACAACGTAATTTTCGTTGGAAGCGGTAGCAGGGTGGTGTCTCAGTATCCACCGGCCGGATCCATCGCAACGGAAGTCATATTGATCCTCGGGGAGGAATGA
- the rsgA gene encoding ribosome small subunit-dependent GTPase A, translating into MILRRRGIVLSFHSNMVTVEDEETGERLLCKLRGKFRLQNLKIYVGDRVEYTPDGTGSGVIENVLHRKNLLVKPHVANVDQAILVVTVKMPETSTYIIDKFLVLTEKNELETVLVINKMDIYDEEDLEKVKELERIYSKLYPIVKTSAKTGMGIEELKKYLKGKISTMAGLSGVGKSSLLNAINPGLKLRVSEVSQKLQRGRHTTTSAQLLRFDFGGYVVDTPGFANLEIGDIEPEELKYYFKEFNEKQCFFSDCNHIDEPECGVKEAVENGEIAESRYENYVKMFHELLGRGKS; encoded by the coding sequence ATGATCTTGAGAAGAAGAGGTATCGTGCTGAGTTTTCACTCGAACATGGTTACGGTCGAGGACGAAGAAACTGGGGAAAGGCTTCTCTGTAAGTTGAGAGGGAAGTTTCGTTTGCAGAATCTGAAGATATACGTTGGAGACAGAGTGGAGTACACACCGGACGGCACGGGATCCGGTGTGATAGAGAACGTTCTTCACAGGAAGAACTTGCTCGTAAAGCCACATGTTGCGAACGTGGATCAGGCCATTCTTGTTGTCACCGTTAAGATGCCAGAAACCTCGACCTACATCATCGACAAGTTCTTGGTCCTCACCGAGAAAAACGAACTGGAAACCGTTCTTGTCATAAACAAGATGGATATATACGACGAAGAAGATCTCGAAAAGGTAAAGGAACTGGAACGTATCTACTCAAAGCTTTACCCGATCGTGAAAACGAGTGCGAAAACGGGAATGGGCATCGAAGAACTCAAGAAATATCTGAAGGGAAAAATCAGTACCATGGCAGGGTTGTCTGGTGTCGGAAAGAGCAGTCTTCTCAACGCGATAAATCCCGGCTTGAAACTCCGGGTAAGTGAAGTCTCTCAAAAACTCCAGCGAGGAAGGCACACCACCACCTCCGCCCAGCTTCTGAGATTTGATTTTGGAGGCTATGTGGTTGACACTCCGGGCTTTGCAAACCTTGAGATAGGTGACATAGAACCAGAAGAGTTGAAATATTACTTTAAAGAATTCAATGAAAAGCAGTGTTTCTTCTCCGACTGTAATCACATAGACGAGCCAGAATGTGGTGTGAAGGAAGCTGTGGAAAATGGTGAAATCGCTGAAAGCCGCTACGAAAACTATGTGAAGATGTTTCACGAACTTCTGGGAAGGGGGAAAAGTTGA
- the rpe gene encoding ribulose-phosphate 3-epimerase produces MVKIAASILACDLARLADEVKRVEEHIDMVHFDVMDGHFVPNISFGLPVLKALRKETSLPISVHLMITNPEDYVDRFVEEGADMVAVHYETTPHLHRIVHRIKDLGAKAFVALNPHTPVFLLSEIITDVDGVLVMSVNPGFSGQRFIARSLEKIRSLKKMIRDLGLETEIMVDGGVNEENASILIKNGATILVMGYGIFKNENYVELVRSIKQERGESAG; encoded by the coding sequence ATGGTAAAGATCGCCGCTTCAATCCTTGCGTGTGATCTTGCAAGACTCGCCGATGAGGTAAAAAGGGTGGAAGAACACATAGACATGGTTCACTTCGATGTCATGGATGGACACTTCGTTCCGAACATCTCGTTCGGATTGCCCGTTCTCAAAGCCCTGAGAAAAGAAACCAGCCTTCCTATAAGTGTTCATCTGATGATCACAAATCCAGAGGACTATGTGGACCGTTTCGTGGAAGAGGGAGCGGACATGGTGGCGGTCCACTACGAGACAACGCCGCACCTTCACAGGATAGTGCACAGGATAAAGGATCTCGGGGCGAAGGCGTTCGTCGCCCTCAACCCACACACACCGGTTTTTCTCCTGTCTGAGATCATAACGGATGTGGATGGCGTACTCGTGATGAGTGTGAACCCGGGCTTTTCTGGTCAGAGATTCATTGCAAGGAGTCTGGAAAAAATAAGGAGTCTGAAGAAGATGATAAGGGATCTGGGACTCGAAACGGAGATCATGGTCGATGGTGGTGTCAACGAAGAAAACGCTTCTATCTTAATAAAGAACGGTGCGACGATCCTTGTAATGGGGTACGGTATCTTCAAAAACGAAAACTATGTGGAACTGGTGAGATCCATCAAGCAGGAAAGAGGGGAATCTGCTGGCTGA
- the mutS gene encoding DNA mismatch repair protein MutS has translation MKMTPLMEQYLKIKEQYKDSILLFRLGDFYEAFFEDAKTVSKVLNIVLTKRQDAPMAGIPYHALNTYLKKLVEAGYKVAICDQMEEPSKSKKLIRREVTRVVTPGAIVEDEFLSETNNYMVVLVREKEKYCAVFCDVSTGEVLIHESIDEQEVLDLMKAYSVSEIVCPEGLESEVREKLPGVYIEVIDEWYFSEPEEEVKRIYGIEDIHHFELSSLAMKSLSALIKYIKYTMISEKLNLKPPVTISRKNFMILDSATVENLSLIPGEKGKNLFDVLNHTETPMGARLLKKWILHPLTDRQQIEDRLNAVEKLKEDRLKLEQIRNLLSRVRDVERIVSRVEYNRAIPRDLVALRETLSVVPELNEELSNFDFFEKLNFPDSLFDLLCKAIEDDPAGSPGEGKVIKRGFSPELDEYRDLLEHSEEKLKEFEEREREKTGIQKLKVGYNQVFGYYIEVTKANLDKVPEDYERKQTLVNSERFTTPELKEFETKIMAAKERIEELEKELFRNVCEEVKKHKETLLEISEELARIDVLATLAYDAILYNYTRPTFSEDRMEIIGGRHPVVERFTRDFVENDLYMDDEKRFTVITGPNMSGKSTFIRQVGLISLMAQIGSFVPAKKAVLPVFDRIFTRMGARDDLAGGRSTFLVEMNEMALILLKATKKSLVLLDEVGRGTGTQDGISIAWAISEELISRGCKVLFATHFIELTNLENSFPQVQNKTILVKEEGSNVVFTHRVVDGVADRSYGADRSYGIEVARIAGIPENVIRRAFEIMEKGFKTKSQRKNGKVKKFSQQIPLFPA, from the coding sequence ATGAAGATGACACCTCTCATGGAACAGTACCTGAAGATAAAAGAACAGTATAAGGATTCCATCCTTCTGTTTCGTCTGGGAGATTTTTACGAGGCGTTCTTCGAAGACGCCAAGACCGTGTCGAAGGTTTTGAACATCGTTCTCACAAAAAGACAGGATGCTCCCATGGCGGGGATACCGTACCATGCTCTGAACACCTACCTGAAAAAACTGGTTGAGGCAGGCTACAAGGTCGCCATCTGTGATCAGATGGAAGAGCCTTCAAAATCGAAAAAACTCATCAGGAGGGAGGTCACACGTGTTGTAACTCCTGGAGCTATAGTGGAAGACGAGTTCCTCAGTGAAACGAACAACTACATGGTTGTCCTTGTCAGGGAAAAAGAGAAATACTGTGCCGTGTTCTGCGATGTTTCTACCGGAGAGGTGTTGATTCATGAAAGCATCGATGAACAGGAAGTCCTGGACCTGATGAAGGCCTACTCTGTATCTGAAATCGTCTGTCCGGAAGGTCTCGAATCGGAGGTGAGAGAAAAGCTTCCCGGCGTATACATCGAAGTTATCGATGAATGGTACTTCTCCGAGCCCGAAGAGGAAGTGAAAAGGATCTATGGAATAGAGGACATACACCACTTCGAACTCTCTTCGCTTGCCATGAAATCACTTTCGGCTTTGATAAAGTACATCAAATACACGATGATCTCTGAAAAATTGAACCTGAAACCACCAGTCACCATTTCCAGAAAGAACTTCATGATACTCGACTCTGCCACGGTGGAGAATCTCTCCCTCATTCCTGGTGAGAAGGGAAAGAACCTCTTCGATGTTCTGAACCACACAGAAACACCCATGGGTGCAAGGCTTCTGAAGAAGTGGATCCTTCATCCACTGACCGATAGACAGCAGATAGAGGACAGACTCAACGCCGTTGAGAAATTGAAGGAGGACAGGCTGAAACTGGAACAGATCAGAAATCTTCTTTCCAGGGTGCGAGACGTTGAAAGGATCGTCTCAAGGGTGGAGTACAACCGGGCTATTCCGAGAGATCTTGTGGCACTGAGGGAGACCTTGAGTGTCGTGCCGGAACTGAACGAGGAGCTATCAAATTTCGACTTCTTCGAAAAACTCAACTTTCCAGACTCTCTCTTCGATCTTCTCTGTAAAGCCATCGAAGACGACCCTGCGGGCAGTCCGGGAGAAGGAAAGGTGATAAAAAGAGGGTTTTCCCCGGAACTGGACGAGTACAGGGATCTTCTCGAGCACTCCGAAGAGAAATTGAAAGAGTTCGAGGAAAGGGAAAGAGAAAAAACGGGAATACAGAAACTCAAAGTTGGATACAACCAGGTCTTTGGTTACTACATTGAGGTGACGAAGGCAAACCTGGACAAGGTACCCGAAGATTACGAAAGGAAACAGACCCTTGTGAACTCCGAGAGATTCACCACACCGGAATTGAAAGAATTCGAAACAAAGATAATGGCCGCAAAGGAAAGGATAGAAGAACTCGAAAAGGAACTCTTCAGGAATGTGTGCGAAGAAGTGAAAAAACACAAGGAGACTCTCCTTGAGATTTCAGAAGAACTCGCCAGGATAGACGTGCTCGCCACCCTGGCCTACGATGCGATTCTCTACAACTACACGAGGCCCACCTTTTCCGAGGATAGGATGGAGATAATCGGCGGAAGACATCCGGTCGTTGAAAGATTCACACGTGATTTTGTGGAAAACGATCTCTACATGGACGATGAAAAGAGGTTCACGGTGATAACCGGCCCAAACATGAGCGGGAAATCCACTTTCATAAGACAGGTGGGACTCATCTCTCTCATGGCACAGATCGGCTCCTTTGTTCCGGCGAAAAAGGCAGTTCTTCCCGTGTTCGACAGGATATTCACGAGGATGGGAGCAAGGGACGATCTTGCTGGTGGCCGGAGCACGTTCCTTGTTGAAATGAACGAAATGGCGCTCATTCTTTTAAAGGCCACAAAAAAGAGTCTGGTTCTACTGGACGAAGTGGGAAGGGGAACTGGCACACAGGATGGCATCAGCATCGCATGGGCGATTTCCGAAGAACTCATCTCCAGAGGATGCAAGGTTCTCTTTGCCACACACTTCATCGAGCTGACGAATCTGGAAAACTCCTTCCCTCAGGTTCAGAACAAAACGATCCTTGTAAAGGAAGAGGGAAGCAACGTGGTGTTCACCCACAGGGTCGTGGATGGAGTGGCGGACAGGAGTTACGGTGCGGACAGGAGTTACGGTATAGAGGTGGCAAGGATCGCAGGTATCCCAGAAAACGTCATAAGGAGGGCCTTTGAAATAATGGAAAAGGGCTTTAAAACAAAAAGCCAGAGAAAGAATGGAAAAGTAAAGAAATTCAGCCAGCAGATTCCCCTCTTTCCTGCTTGA
- a CDS encoding GNAT family N-acetyltransferase has protein sequence MRVRVIFFEGGSDLMEKAFEIRRKVFIEEQKVSEEDELDGKDPESLHALLEVNGKYVGVSRIRRIGKGIFKIERVAILKEERGKGYGRFLMKEVERELVSRGAKKLVLNAQIQVKGFYERLGYEVKGEIFYEANIPHVRMEKVVER, from the coding sequence ATGAGGGTGCGTGTGATCTTTTTCGAAGGTGGCAGTGATCTCATGGAAAAGGCGTTTGAGATCAGAAGAAAGGTGTTCATAGAAGAGCAGAAGGTATCAGAGGAAGACGAACTGGATGGAAAAGATCCAGAAAGTCTGCATGCTCTTCTGGAAGTGAACGGAAAGTACGTGGGTGTCTCCAGGATAAGAAGAATCGGCAAAGGGATTTTCAAGATAGAGCGCGTTGCAATTTTAAAGGAAGAACGCGGAAAGGGTTATGGCAGGTTTCTCATGAAAGAGGTAGAAAGAGAACTCGTATCGAGAGGGGCGAAAAAACTCGTTCTGAACGCTCAAATCCAAGTGAAAGGATTTTACGAAAGGCTTGGATACGAGGTAAAAGGGGAGATATTCTACGAAGCGAACATTCCGCACGTGAGAATGGAAAAGGTGGTGGAACGATGA
- a CDS encoding DMT family transporter — translation MLKALLSLLFVTFIWGSTFPLQKIALVGASPTFYIAVRFTVAAVLSYLLFGKGNFRYGAILGVVLGVAYTAQTWGLTLTTSTKSGFITSLYIVFVPIFAYFIEKEVPTPFQIVSFLVGSLGLYMISGRIEGLNLGDLLTVFCAVGFALHVVLITRFSKRVDEKDLLFPQFLVVTVFNLILSLFFKDWRFNFLAFGSALFTAVFATILAIYLQAKYQKVLGNNISALVFLGEPVFAASLSYLVLGETLSSEQMIGSFLLLASILLSSLERAKIVRSTNQKGRDEHEGAL, via the coding sequence TTGTTAAAAGCACTGCTCAGTCTGCTTTTCGTCACGTTCATCTGGGGTTCCACGTTTCCTCTTCAGAAAATAGCGCTGGTGGGGGCCTCTCCCACCTTTTATATCGCTGTCAGGTTCACTGTAGCAGCTGTTCTTTCTTATCTTTTGTTTGGAAAGGGAAACTTCAGGTACGGAGCGATCCTGGGTGTTGTTCTCGGTGTAGCGTACACCGCACAGACGTGGGGGCTCACACTCACCACTTCCACAAAGAGTGGTTTCATAACGTCGCTTTACATAGTGTTTGTTCCGATCTTCGCCTACTTCATAGAGAAAGAAGTTCCCACACCTTTTCAGATCGTTTCGTTTCTTGTGGGATCGCTGGGACTCTATATGATCTCTGGAAGAATCGAAGGACTCAACCTGGGGGACCTTCTGACGGTTTTCTGTGCGGTGGGCTTTGCTCTTCATGTGGTGCTGATAACACGATTTTCAAAACGGGTTGACGAAAAAGACCTTCTCTTTCCCCAGTTTCTCGTGGTCACCGTATTCAACCTGATTCTGAGTCTGTTCTTCAAAGACTGGAGATTCAACTTCCTTGCGTTTGGAAGTGCACTCTTCACAGCCGTGTTCGCTACGATACTCGCCATTTATCTTCAGGCGAAGTATCAGAAGGTGCTTGGAAACAACATATCGGCTCTTGTTTTTCTTGGAGAACCTGTTTTCGCGGCGAGTCTTTCCTATCTTGTTCTGGGGGAAACTCTCTCTTCAGAACAGATGATCGGATCGTTTCTTCTTCTGGCCTCCATTTTACTTTCCAGTCTCGAACGTGCTAAAATAGTTCGCAGTACGAACCAAAAGGGGAGGGATGAACATGAAGGTGCTCTTTAA
- a CDS encoding amidohydrolase, with product MKVLFKNAMVFPISSKPFKGDVLVSNGKIEKVGENLEDPDAEIVDLTGKFLFPGFIDAHSHIGLFEEGVGYYYSDGNEATDPVTPHVKALDGFNPQDPAIERALAGGVTTVMIVPGSANPIGGQGSVVKFKSIVVEECVMKDPAGLKMAFGENPKRVYGERKQTPSTRMGTAGVIRDYFIKVKNYMKKKELAEKEGKEFTETDLKMEIGGMVLRKKIPARMHAHRADDILTAIRIAEEFGFNLVIEHGTEAYKISRILAEKNVPVVVGPLLTFRTKLELKDLTMEAIAKLMKDGVLIALMCDHPVIPLEFATVQAATALRYGAKEEELLKILTVNPAKILGMEDRLGTIEPGKDADLVVWSGHPFDMKSRVERVFIEGTEVFRR from the coding sequence ATGAAGGTGCTCTTTAAAAACGCGATGGTATTTCCCATCTCTTCAAAACCCTTTAAAGGAGACGTTCTGGTCTCGAACGGAAAGATAGAGAAGGTGGGGGAAAACCTTGAAGATCCAGACGCCGAAATCGTTGATCTGACCGGAAAGTTCCTTTTTCCTGGCTTCATAGATGCTCACTCGCACATCGGCCTTTTCGAAGAGGGGGTAGGCTACTATTACAGCGATGGAAACGAAGCAACGGATCCTGTCACTCCCCATGTGAAGGCACTGGACGGCTTCAACCCGCAGGACCCGGCGATCGAGAGGGCTCTTGCCGGTGGAGTCACAACGGTGATGATCGTTCCTGGAAGCGCCAATCCGATAGGCGGGCAGGGAAGCGTTGTGAAATTCAAGTCCATCGTTGTGGAAGAGTGTGTGATGAAAGACCCTGCAGGCCTGAAGATGGCGTTCGGTGAAAACCCAAAAAGAGTTTACGGTGAAAGAAAACAGACCCCCTCAACGAGGATGGGAACGGCCGGTGTGATCAGAGATTACTTCATAAAAGTGAAAAACTACATGAAGAAAAAGGAACTCGCAGAGAAAGAGGGAAAAGAGTTCACCGAAACGGATCTGAAGATGGAAATCGGAGGGATGGTTTTGAGAAAGAAGATCCCCGCACGAATGCACGCCCATCGGGCAGACGACATCCTCACAGCCATCAGGATAGCCGAGGAGTTCGGTTTCAACCTTGTGATAGAGCACGGAACGGAAGCCTACAAGATCTCCAGGATCCTTGCAGAAAAGAACGTACCTGTCGTTGTAGGGCCACTTCTCACTTTCAGAACGAAACTGGAACTGAAGGATCTCACAATGGAGGCCATCGCAAAACTCATGAAAGATGGAGTGCTCATTGCATTGATGTGTGATCATCCGGTGATTCCACTCGAATTTGCAACAGTCCAGGCAGCAACCGCCCTGAGATACGGTGCAAAAGAGGAAGAACTCCTGAAGATCTTGACGGTGAATCCTGCGAAGATCCTTGGGATGGAAGACAGGTTGGGTACCATAGAGCCTGGAAAGGATGCCGATCTTGTGGTGTGGAGTGGTCATCCGTTCGACATGAAATCCAGGGTAGAGAGGGTTTTCATAGAAGGAACTGAAGTCTTCAGAAGATGA
- the fabG gene encoding 3-oxoacyl-[acyl-carrier-protein] reductase — protein MRLEGKVCMITGAASGIGKAASLLFVQEGAIVAACDVSETSLNTLVEEAKDLPGKVEPYVLDVTNREQVKEVVESIVQKYGRIDVLVNNAGITRDALLVRMKEEDWDAVINVNLKGVFNVTQAVVPHMIKQRSGSIINVSSVVGVYGNPGQTNYAASKAGVIGMTKTWAKELAGRNIRVNAVAPGFIETPMTEKLPDKAREAALSRIPLGRFGKPEEVAQVYLFLASDESSYITGQVIGVDGGLVI, from the coding sequence ATGAGGCTTGAGGGAAAAGTGTGTATGATCACAGGAGCCGCAAGTGGAATAGGAAAGGCTGCTTCTCTTCTTTTTGTTCAGGAAGGTGCGATCGTGGCCGCATGTGACGTGTCCGAAACCAGTCTCAACACCCTTGTGGAGGAAGCGAAGGATCTTCCAGGAAAGGTGGAACCCTACGTACTCGATGTGACGAACAGAGAGCAGGTAAAAGAGGTTGTGGAAAGCATTGTTCAAAAATACGGCCGCATCGACGTTCTGGTGAACAACGCAGGAATAACAAGGGATGCTCTTCTTGTGAGAATGAAGGAAGAGGACTGGGATGCGGTGATAAACGTGAACCTGAAGGGAGTTTTCAACGTAACACAGGCGGTGGTTCCGCACATGATCAAACAAAGAAGCGGATCGATCATAAACGTATCCTCCGTGGTGGGTGTCTATGGAAATCCCGGTCAGACCAACTACGCTGCTTCCAAGGCAGGTGTCATTGGAATGACAAAAACGTGGGCAAAAGAACTCGCCGGGAGAAACATCAGGGTGAACGCCGTGGCCCCCGGTTTCATAGAGACACCGATGACAGAGAAACTCCCGGATAAAGCACGCGAAGCGGCGCTCTCCAGAATACCTCTCGGCCGGTTTGGAAAACCCGAAGAGGTGGCACAGGTTTACCTGTTTCTTGCATCCGACGAGTCGAGTTACATCACAGGACAGGTGATAGGAGTGGATGGGGGCCTCGTGATCTGA
- a CDS encoding metallophosphoesterase family protein, whose product MRLFLIGIAFTLIGLSVLKILDTYMFVIPERDLIYKNIRRIEKEKLTDNFTFVVFGDNKNSISTFSKLISAVNEDPVVSFAINTGDMVFDGSVFKWGLYLKQLKRFKVPVLHVPGNHDLADDPGNYLKIFGPLYYSFHVGNSYFIVLNNANEKCVDSYQLAWLEGELEKSRSYKYRFVFMHVPIYDPRVKKQPGHSMKDLKNALTLLNILKKYDITMVFAGHIHGYFRGEWNGVPYIITGGAGAELFGTNPEHYFYHFIKVHVSPKGVNYEVIKLPTPDFNIVDRIFHTFWIYTYSFVLQNYWIVLFGTGFFMLSAVVISSKEQEIANFLMRRRIIRFVVKIWKSLGKMSGRGKI is encoded by the coding sequence ATGCGATTGTTTCTCATAGGCATCGCGTTCACGCTGATTGGTCTTTCGGTTTTGAAGATTCTAGACACTTACATGTTTGTCATCCCTGAAAGGGATCTCATATACAAAAACATCCGGCGCATAGAAAAAGAGAAACTAACAGACAATTTTACCTTCGTTGTGTTTGGTGATAACAAAAACTCCATCTCCACCTTCTCCAAATTGATAAGTGCGGTGAACGAAGACCCTGTTGTTTCCTTTGCAATCAACACGGGTGATATGGTTTTTGATGGTTCTGTGTTCAAATGGGGATTGTATTTGAAGCAACTCAAGAGATTCAAAGTACCCGTGCTCCACGTTCCAGGAAACCATGATCTAGCGGACGATCCAGGAAATTATCTGAAAATCTTTGGACCCCTCTACTATTCCTTCCATGTGGGAAATTCCTACTTCATAGTGTTGAACAATGCGAACGAAAAATGTGTTGATTCATATCAATTGGCATGGCTGGAAGGGGAACTTGAAAAATCCAGATCTTACAAGTACAGGTTTGTCTTCATGCACGTTCCGATATACGACCCCAGGGTAAAAAAGCAACCGGGACACTCCATGAAAGACTTGAAAAATGCTCTCACTCTCTTGAACATTCTAAAGAAGTACGATATTACTATGGTCTTTGCCGGGCACATCCACGGTTACTTCAGAGGAGAATGGAACGGTGTGCCGTATATCATCACAGGGGGAGCGGGTGCAGAGCTCTTCGGCACTAATCCTGAGCACTATTTTTATCACTTCATAAAGGTTCATGTCTCACCAAAGGGTGTAAACTATGAGGTAATAAAACTTCCAACCCCCGATTTCAACATCGTTGACAGGATATTTCACACTTTCTGGATTTATACGTACTCCTTCGTGCTTCAAAACTATTGGATAGTACTCTTTGGTACAGGCTTTTTCATGCTGAGTGCTGTCGTTATCTCTAGCAAAGAACAGGAGATAGCAAACTTTCTGATGAGAAGAAGAATTATCAGATTCGTGGTGAAGATCTGGAAATCTCTCGGAAAAATGAGCGGAAGGGGGAAGATATGA